From a single Caldalkalibacillus uzonensis genomic region:
- a CDS encoding GntR family transcriptional regulator, producing MTTNVRREQILSELRLQIITGQLRPGTRIRELQVANSFGTSQAPVREALRVLEMEGLVNVIPHTGTFVTEISFHEMEQLFEFRKLIEISSAKALIKRPFDLAPFEDVVRRMMQLALDGNVLQFTAEDCRFHQLIIEGANKNVFLRLWLTVDAQIRRFIALVSTQYHQNLTRVAEQHLSILEAIRNRDEARLTAELYRHLDLDDSWRVFLE from the coding sequence GTGACAACCAACGTACGGCGGGAGCAAATTTTATCCGAGTTACGGCTACAGATCATAACCGGTCAATTGCGTCCGGGAACGCGAATCAGAGAGCTCCAAGTCGCCAACTCTTTTGGCACAAGTCAAGCGCCGGTGCGCGAGGCGCTGAGGGTTTTAGAAATGGAGGGCTTGGTCAACGTCATTCCACACACAGGAACCTTTGTAACAGAAATCTCTTTTCATGAAATGGAGCAGCTTTTTGAGTTCAGGAAGCTGATCGAAATCTCTTCGGCCAAGGCGTTGATCAAGCGTCCTTTTGATTTGGCCCCCTTCGAGGACGTTGTACGGCGTATGATGCAGCTTGCCTTGGATGGAAATGTACTTCAATTTACGGCCGAGGATTGCCGTTTTCACCAGTTGATCATTGAAGGCGCCAACAAGAACGTGTTTTTGCGGTTGTGGTTAACCGTCGATGCCCAGATTCGAAGGTTCATTGCACTGGTTTCCACCCAATATCACCAAAACCTGACCAGGGTGGCGGAACAACATCTGTCGATCCTGGAAGCAATTCGCAATCGGGACGAGGCGCGGTTAACCGCAGAGTTGTATCGCCATCTTGATTTAGATGATTCGTGGAGGGTGTTCCTTGAGTAA
- a CDS encoding phosphotransferase family protein, which translates to MSWLLSTHEEVVSYLRQMEWVNIDEQLKVELLTGGVSNMVWKITTPSKRWVLKQALPKLKVQEEWYSDVDRIFREQLVMRFLQDLIPSDTVPGIIHHDLERHILIMNCAPESTIPWKNQLMEGIFDQSVASNVGRLLKMIHKQSLSMNENQIAQLKDLRFSKQLRIDPFYHYIGQKYAELKNMVQVLVKDLTEVQFCLVHGDFTPKNILVDQDHSLILLDYEVAHWGNPVFDLVSCIAHLLLKGWALEKRTEAVRTVLALLDEYGEQISEKFPCHLGLFLLSRLDGKSPVSYLQDDKLIKEIRMTALNILRGSRKVPLDQFFHEVMGGDSTL; encoded by the coding sequence ATGAGCTGGTTATTAAGTACCCATGAAGAAGTAGTTTCATATCTGCGGCAAATGGAATGGGTAAACATCGATGAACAATTGAAAGTTGAATTATTGACAGGCGGTGTTTCAAATATGGTTTGGAAAATCACGACACCGTCCAAACGTTGGGTGTTGAAACAAGCTCTGCCCAAACTTAAAGTTCAGGAAGAATGGTATTCGGATGTCGATCGTATTTTTCGCGAGCAATTGGTGATGAGGTTTTTGCAAGACTTAATCCCAAGTGATACAGTACCTGGGATCATCCATCATGATTTAGAAAGGCATATTTTAATTATGAATTGTGCACCCGAAAGCACAATACCCTGGAAGAATCAACTGATGGAGGGTATATTCGATCAATCTGTTGCTAGCAATGTAGGTCGATTGCTGAAGATGATTCATAAGCAAAGTTTATCTATGAATGAAAATCAAATCGCTCAGTTAAAAGATTTGAGATTTTCTAAACAACTTAGAATTGACCCTTTTTATCATTACATAGGACAAAAGTATGCTGAATTAAAAAACATGGTTCAAGTGTTAGTCAAGGACTTAACTGAGGTACAATTCTGTCTTGTCCATGGAGATTTTACACCTAAAAATATTCTCGTCGATCAAGATCATTCGTTAATTTTACTGGATTACGAAGTTGCCCATTGGGGGAATCCTGTTTTTGATCTGGTATCCTGTATTGCTCATTTGTTACTTAAGGGATGGGCATTGGAAAAACGGACAGAAGCTGTCCGTACAGTTTTGGCATTATTAGATGAATATGGGGAGCAAATCAGTGAAAAATTTCCATGTCATTTAGGGCTTTTTCTACTTAGTAGATTAGATGGAAAATCTCCGGTCAGCTATTTACAAGATGATAAATTAATTAAAGAAATACGAATGACGGCTTTAAATATTTTAAGAGGCTCAAGGAAGGTTCCGCTAGATCAATTTTTTCATGAAGTCATGGGAGGGGACAGCACTCTATGA
- a CDS encoding mandelate racemase/muconate lactonizing enzyme family protein gives MEGRLKSDPDYNRSLAMKEIEFMVSLVEAVREAVGNEVDLAIDCHWNYNVNDAIKLARACQPFNLLWMEDPVPPENIYSLHWVTHATSVPIASGENHYLRHQFYEILQKQAVNILAPDFQKVGGLLEARRIADLADMHNVAVAPHNISSPIGTVAAAHVCAAIPNFLVLEWHSASVPFWNDLVKDSDKPLIHNGYLTLTEKPGLGIELDEDIAYQYRKDGESFFEA, from the coding sequence GTGGAGGGCAGATTAAAATCGGATCCAGACTATAACCGTTCCTTAGCAATGAAGGAAATCGAGTTCATGGTAAGCCTGGTGGAAGCAGTCCGTGAAGCGGTGGGAAATGAAGTGGACCTCGCCATTGATTGTCATTGGAATTACAATGTCAACGACGCTATTAAATTGGCTAGAGCTTGTCAACCTTTTAACCTATTGTGGATGGAAGATCCTGTCCCTCCGGAGAATATCTATTCCTTGCATTGGGTGACGCACGCCACAAGTGTTCCGATCGCTTCCGGTGAAAATCACTATTTAAGGCACCAATTTTATGAGATTTTGCAAAAGCAGGCAGTCAATATTCTTGCTCCTGATTTTCAGAAAGTGGGAGGCTTGTTGGAAGCCAGACGTATCGCAGATTTGGCGGATATGCACAATGTCGCAGTTGCTCCCCACAATATCAGTAGTCCGATTGGAACAGTTGCGGCCGCCCATGTTTGTGCAGCGATTCCGAACTTCCTTGTCCTGGAGTGGCACTCTGCCAGTGTACCCTTCTGGAATGATCTAGTGAAGGACTCGGATAAACCCTTGATACACAACGGATATTTGACGCTAACCGAGAAACCGGGTTTGGGAATCGAATTGGACGAAGATATCGCATACCAATACCGCAAAGATGGAGAGAGTTTTTTTGAAGCATAG
- a CDS encoding GAF domain-containing protein gives MSIRTDVASLAALAKVLRNRNLNQSFADVVRTLQKQVPYFDWVGVYLRQGNASELVAASDQDKQLEWEANAELRIPIEDQVQQQELGKIVVKSRDPLCFDMTDVSTLQTLAHELSQRLSLH, from the coding sequence ATGTCAATTAGAACCGATGTAGCATCCCTTGCCGCTTTAGCCAAAGTGCTGAGAAACCGAAATCTTAATCAAAGCTTTGCGGATGTTGTACGCACACTGCAGAAGCAAGTGCCCTATTTTGATTGGGTCGGCGTTTATCTGAGACAAGGGAACGCATCAGAATTGGTAGCGGCATCCGACCAAGACAAGCAACTGGAATGGGAAGCTAATGCCGAGCTACGCATCCCCATTGAAGACCAAGTTCAACAACAGGAATTAGGGAAAATTGTGGTTAAAAGCCGGGATCCCCTGTGCTTTGATATGACAGACGTTTCCACTCTGCAAACCCTGGCTCATGAGCTTAGCCAACGGTTGAGCCTGCATTGA
- a CDS encoding amidase, translated as MAKELSPVDVIQTFLKRIEQINPKVNAFCTLNPEGALMQAKQAEQAIIKGERLNPLHGIPVAIKDLTPTRGLRTTYGSLVYAEHVPDVDAICVQRIKQAGAIILGKTNTPEFGYKGTTDNKLFGPTRNPWALDKTAGGSSGGAAAAVAAGLVPLAEGSDGGGSIRIPASLCGVFGFKPTYGRIPSGTGFHTENSFGYQHPFLHHGPLTRTVEDAALFYSVMAGPHPSDPFCLPEDPIDVVQSLQDGVQGKRVAYSRNLGWYEIDKEVEKAVEQGMQHLSELGCYVEEVNLDFGLSKRTVDQAFNLLWLAHFASQHRGLLPRFKDQLSEDMVYIIEKGQQVSLMDYKHVERVRTKVWQTLQQLFQTYDLLVCPTLAVAAFSYQIKGPSTINDKEIHPASDWMLTPVFNLTGHPAASVPVGFTRDERPIGMQVIGRRMEDSLVLRLAYAYEQAFPWHTRKPGI; from the coding sequence GTGGCAAAGGAACTCTCGCCTGTGGATGTGATACAGACCTTTTTGAAACGGATTGAGCAAATTAACCCTAAGGTTAATGCTTTTTGTACCCTCAATCCGGAAGGTGCGTTAATGCAGGCTAAGCAGGCTGAGCAAGCAATCATCAAGGGTGAAAGGCTTAATCCCTTGCACGGGATTCCTGTGGCGATTAAAGATTTAACCCCTACCAGAGGGCTGAGAACCACCTATGGTTCACTGGTCTATGCTGAGCATGTGCCCGATGTGGATGCGATCTGTGTTCAGCGCATTAAACAGGCTGGAGCTATTATCTTGGGCAAAACCAATACCCCCGAATTTGGTTACAAAGGAACCACCGATAACAAGTTATTTGGCCCAACCCGCAATCCGTGGGCTCTGGATAAAACGGCGGGCGGATCCAGTGGCGGGGCAGCAGCGGCGGTTGCCGCCGGTCTGGTTCCTTTAGCTGAAGGAAGTGATGGAGGAGGTTCGATCCGCATTCCGGCCAGCTTGTGCGGTGTGTTCGGTTTTAAACCAACCTATGGGCGGATTCCATCAGGAACCGGATTTCATACGGAGAACAGTTTTGGCTACCAGCATCCATTTCTGCACCATGGCCCGCTCACCAGGACAGTGGAGGATGCGGCTCTTTTTTATTCAGTGATGGCCGGGCCTCATCCCAGTGATCCTTTCTGTTTGCCTGAAGATCCCATAGATGTTGTGCAATCTCTTCAAGACGGGGTCCAAGGGAAGCGTGTCGCATACAGCCGCAACTTGGGGTGGTACGAAATTGATAAAGAGGTAGAGAAAGCAGTGGAGCAAGGGATGCAGCACCTAAGTGAGCTTGGCTGCTATGTGGAAGAAGTGAACCTTGACTTTGGTCTGTCTAAGCGGACGGTGGACCAAGCGTTTAACCTTTTATGGCTGGCCCATTTTGCCTCCCAGCACCGGGGACTGCTACCTCGTTTTAAAGATCAGTTGAGTGAAGATATGGTCTATATCATTGAAAAAGGTCAACAAGTGAGCTTAATGGATTACAAACATGTGGAGCGGGTGCGCACGAAAGTGTGGCAAACCCTGCAGCAGCTGTTCCAAACCTATGATCTGCTTGTTTGCCCCACTTTGGCGGTTGCAGCTTTTTCCTATCAAATTAAAGGGCCGTCAACTATTAATGATAAAGAGATACATCCCGCCTCTGACTGGATGTTGACCCCTGTCTTTAACTTAACGGGTCATCCAGCCGCTTCTGTTCCTGTTGGATTTACGAGAGATGAAAGACCAATTGGCATGCAAGTGATTGGCCGCAGGATGGAAGATTCCCTGGTTTTACGTCTCGCTTATGCTTATGAACAAGCGTTTCCCTGGCATACAAGAAAGCCTGGAATTTAA
- the eno gene encoding phosphopyruvate hydratase, with the protein MNRIKSINGREILDSRGNPTVEVEVLLESGDTGRMMVPSGASTGKYEAWELRDGDLSRFRGMGVLSAVKHVNEELAAKLIGMDAEEHEAIDYTMIEMDGTANKSRLGANAILGVSFAVIHAVAKAKKCPLYLYIAQKYFNNHNLEIPLPMVNMISGGLHAGKNIDLQDFLIIPIGAMNFPHALEIVSNVFWNLKQVLEEKGYQSSLFADEGGFGPQLSSHREALELLLQAVEMGGLLPGKDVMIALDVAASHFYHPEDGMYHLKSENRILSSLEMIDLLEKWVNEYPILSIEDGLAEEDWEGWKELTRRLGHRVQLIGDDLFATNPQRIKMGVKEQAGDAVLIKMNQIGTFTETIAAIKLAQQSGMNTIISARSGETEDATLSDLAVGVGGGQIKIGSRL; encoded by the coding sequence ATGAATCGCATTAAATCGATAAATGGGAGGGAAATCTTGGATTCACGTGGGAACCCAACGGTAGAGGTAGAAGTCTTACTTGAATCTGGGGATACAGGGCGCATGATGGTTCCTTCGGGTGCATCAACTGGAAAATATGAAGCATGGGAACTTAGAGACGGAGATCTCAGTCGATTCCGGGGGATGGGTGTACTTTCTGCAGTAAAACATGTTAATGAGGAATTGGCTGCTAAACTTATAGGGATGGATGCGGAGGAACATGAAGCAATTGACTACACGATGATTGAAATGGACGGTACTGCAAACAAGTCCCGATTAGGTGCGAATGCCATCCTTGGTGTTTCCTTTGCAGTCATTCATGCAGTTGCCAAAGCAAAGAAATGTCCTTTGTATCTTTATATCGCTCAAAAATATTTTAATAATCATAATCTTGAAATTCCATTGCCTATGGTCAATATGATTAGCGGTGGTCTTCATGCAGGCAAAAACATTGATCTTCAGGATTTCTTGATTATTCCCATCGGCGCGATGAATTTTCCACATGCGTTGGAGATCGTATCCAATGTTTTTTGGAATCTTAAGCAAGTATTAGAAGAAAAGGGATACCAATCCTCCCTATTTGCGGATGAAGGAGGATTTGGTCCTCAATTAAGCTCACATCGAGAGGCATTAGAGTTACTTCTTCAGGCCGTAGAAATGGGAGGGTTATTGCCGGGTAAGGATGTTATGATTGCCCTGGATGTAGCTGCTTCACATTTCTATCATCCAGAGGATGGAATGTATCATTTAAAATCTGAGAATCGTATATTGAGTTCTTTAGAAATGATTGATTTGCTTGAAAAATGGGTCAATGAATATCCAATATTATCAATCGAAGACGGCTTGGCTGAAGAAGACTGGGAGGGGTGGAAGGAACTGACACGAAGATTAGGACATCGCGTTCAATTGATTGGTGACGATTTGTTCGCAACAAACCCGCAGCGAATAAAAATGGGCGTTAAGGAACAAGCCGGAGATGCGGTACTAATAAAAATGAATCAAATTGGCACGTTCACGGAAACGATTGCAGCAATAAAGTTGGCTCAACAGTCTGGTATGAATACTATTATTTCAGCTCGTTCTGGAGAAACAGAAGATGCTACTCTGTCTGATTTGGCAGTGGGAGTCGGTGGAGGGCAGATTAAAATCGGATCCAGACTATAA
- a CDS encoding fumarate hydratase yields the protein MKNFRESMYKLIVETSTNLPPDVRAAIAKAKARENAGTRAALSLSTISENITMAEENVSPICQDTGLPTFIIKTPVGANQLEMTEAIREAIAQATKDGKLRPNSVDSLTGENSGDNLGEGTPVIKYEQWEKDEIDVRLILKGGGCENKNIQYSLPTELEGLGRAGRDLDGIRKCILHSVYQAQGQGCSAGFIGVGIGGDRATGYELAKKQLFREVDDVNPNPELAKLEEYIMENANKLGIGTMGFGGETTLLGCKIGVMNRIPASFFVSVAYNCWAFRRLGVVVDPATGEIKRWLYKDERPIEMEVKRIVEVAKSEGAREVVLTPPITEEQIRQLKVGDVVIINGSMYTGRDAIHKYLMDHDAPVDLNGQVIYHCGPVMLQDENGKWHVKAAGPTTSIREEPYQADIIKKFGIRAVIGKGGMGPKTLAGLKEHGAVYLNAIGGAAQYYAKCIKDVKDVHFLKEFGIPEAMWHLEVENFAAIVTMDAHGNSLHEDVEKSSLERLAQFKEPVFN from the coding sequence ATGAAAAACTTTAGGGAAAGCATGTACAAGTTAATTGTAGAAACATCCACCAACTTGCCGCCTGATGTTCGGGCAGCCATTGCCAAAGCGAAGGCCCGGGAGAATGCGGGTACACGTGCCGCCTTATCATTATCCACCATCAGCGAGAACATCACCATGGCAGAAGAAAACGTGTCCCCCATCTGTCAGGACACCGGCTTGCCCACCTTTATCATTAAAACACCGGTTGGTGCCAATCAGCTGGAGATGACCGAAGCGATTCGTGAGGCGATTGCTCAGGCCACTAAAGACGGCAAGTTGCGTCCCAACTCTGTGGACTCCTTAACCGGGGAGAACAGCGGAGACAACCTTGGGGAAGGAACGCCTGTCATTAAGTATGAACAGTGGGAAAAAGATGAAATTGACGTCCGCCTGATTCTCAAAGGAGGCGGCTGTGAAAACAAAAACATCCAGTACAGCTTGCCCACTGAACTGGAAGGATTGGGCCGGGCGGGCCGTGATCTGGACGGGATTCGCAAATGCATTTTACACAGTGTCTATCAAGCCCAGGGACAGGGCTGCAGCGCCGGTTTCATTGGTGTCGGTATTGGCGGAGACCGGGCCACCGGTTATGAACTGGCCAAGAAGCAACTGTTCCGGGAAGTGGATGACGTTAATCCTAACCCAGAGCTGGCCAAGCTGGAAGAGTACATCATGGAAAACGCCAATAAGCTGGGTATTGGCACTATGGGATTCGGTGGTGAAACCACCTTGCTGGGCTGTAAGATCGGGGTGATGAACCGCATCCCGGCCAGCTTCTTTGTTTCAGTCGCTTACAACTGCTGGGCTTTCCGCCGTCTGGGTGTCGTGGTGGACCCTGCAACAGGGGAGATTAAACGCTGGTTGTATAAAGATGAACGGCCAATCGAGATGGAAGTGAAGAGAATCGTTGAAGTGGCCAAGAGTGAAGGCGCCCGGGAAGTGGTCCTAACCCCGCCGATTACAGAGGAGCAGATTCGCCAGCTAAAAGTGGGCGATGTGGTGATCATTAATGGTTCCATGTACACTGGCCGTGATGCCATTCACAAGTATCTAATGGACCATGATGCACCGGTTGATCTGAATGGCCAGGTGATTTATCACTGCGGCCCAGTGATGTTACAGGATGAAAACGGCAAGTGGCATGTCAAGGCAGCAGGACCTACCACCAGTATCCGTGAAGAACCTTACCAGGCGGATATCATCAAAAAGTTTGGCATCCGGGCCGTGATTGGTAAAGGCGGTATGGGCCCCAAAACACTGGCTGGTCTTAAAGAACACGGGGCAGTGTATCTCAATGCCATTGGCGGAGCGGCCCAATATTACGCCAAGTGTATTAAAGATGTCAAAGATGTTCATTTCCTGAAAGAATTCGGTATTCCGGAAGCCATGTGGCATCTTGAAGTGGAGAACTTTGCCGCCATCGTCACCATGGATGCTCATGGCAACAGCTTGCATGAAGATGTGGAAAAATCTTCACTGGAGCGTCTGGCTCAGTTCAAAGAGCCGGTATTTAATTAA
- a CDS encoding histidine phosphatase family protein, with product MHLRLIRHGETVANREGRMQGQSDFPLSPEGKQQAQLLAEWLADDQIDALYSSDLSRAYDTALVIARYHDLSVQTREDLREIKLGRFEKLTASDIKQKYPAYFQTDLLSCGLEDVEQAEQVYQRALSVVDDLLQRHFGERVVVVSHGTFIGCMLMALLGIKWPGKRIFSVGNTSITTIDFRTEKQFMILGVNEQPHLQVNQVINQKLGAG from the coding sequence GTGCATTTACGTTTGATTCGGCATGGGGAAACTGTGGCTAACAGGGAAGGGCGGATGCAGGGCCAGTCTGACTTTCCTCTCTCTCCAGAGGGAAAGCAACAGGCCCAGCTGTTGGCCGAATGGCTGGCGGACGACCAAATTGACGCACTTTATTCCAGTGATTTGAGCAGGGCCTATGATACCGCTCTGGTCATTGCCCGTTACCATGATCTTTCTGTTCAAACCAGAGAGGATCTGCGGGAAATCAAGTTAGGCCGTTTTGAGAAGTTAACCGCAAGTGACATCAAACAAAAGTATCCCGCTTATTTTCAGACCGATTTGTTATCGTGTGGTCTGGAAGATGTGGAACAGGCCGAGCAGGTGTATCAACGGGCTTTAAGTGTTGTGGATGACCTGTTGCAACGTCACTTTGGAGAGCGGGTTGTAGTTGTCTCCCACGGCACATTCATCGGGTGTATGTTGATGGCCCTTTTAGGCATTAAATGGCCGGGAAAACGAATATTTTCGGTAGGAAATACCAGTATCACCACCATTGATTTTCGTACGGAGAAGCAGTTCATGATTTTGGGGGTTAATGAACAACCTCATCTGCAAGTGAATCAGGTCATAAACCAAAAGCTGGGAGCTGGTTAA
- a CDS encoding mandelate racemase/muconate lactonizing enzyme family protein has protein sequence MKITAVETIQIPEHPHLLFVQIHTDEGITGLGETFPRPSSSVAVIHDVLTGLILGQNPFDIERLWRDMFQAINYHGYAGAELRALSAIDMALWDILGKASNLPVYRLLGGKCREEIPVYNTCVSHGPYQDHELFTENPEELAQSLLADGIRAMKIWHFDELSVKTGGQSISKEDLAYGVSIVERIRQAVGDKMEIAIEGHACWNLPSAIKIAKALEPYDVMWLEDLIPADNIGALRQLRNTTTSPICASERLFSRFQFLPLLQQEAVDIVMPDIAWVGGISEMKKIATLASAYQLPIAPHNCGGPIISLANAHICANIPNLFICESVRAFYNTYFKNIVTNPIQVKNGFMQIPEAPGIGAELLPELLKRDDLIRRVTKDSGVNTHWAVGDPWKDDLGNNF, from the coding sequence ATGAAAATCACTGCAGTTGAAACCATTCAGATTCCGGAACATCCGCATCTTTTATTTGTACAAATACATACCGATGAAGGGATAACCGGACTTGGGGAAACATTTCCGCGACCATCCTCTTCGGTGGCCGTGATCCACGATGTATTGACAGGTCTGATCCTTGGCCAGAATCCTTTCGATATCGAACGTCTGTGGAGGGATATGTTCCAGGCGATTAACTACCATGGATACGCTGGAGCGGAACTTCGTGCGTTAAGTGCCATAGATATGGCGCTTTGGGATATTCTTGGCAAGGCCAGCAATTTGCCTGTCTATCGCCTGCTGGGTGGAAAATGCAGGGAAGAAATCCCGGTTTATAATACTTGTGTGAGCCATGGTCCGTACCAGGATCATGAACTCTTTACCGAAAACCCCGAAGAGCTGGCGCAAAGCCTTTTGGCTGACGGCATTCGCGCCATGAAAATCTGGCATTTTGACGAATTATCGGTCAAAACGGGAGGTCAATCGATTTCGAAAGAGGACCTGGCTTATGGGGTGAGCATTGTCGAACGGATTCGCCAGGCTGTGGGAGACAAGATGGAAATTGCCATAGAGGGGCATGCCTGCTGGAATCTGCCTTCCGCAATCAAGATTGCCAAAGCACTGGAACCTTATGATGTGATGTGGCTTGAGGATCTTATTCCTGCGGATAACATCGGGGCATTGAGACAGCTTCGCAATACAACAACGTCTCCTATTTGTGCGAGTGAGCGGTTATTTAGCCGGTTCCAATTCTTACCTCTGCTTCAGCAGGAAGCAGTAGATATTGTCATGCCGGATATTGCTTGGGTTGGCGGCATTTCTGAAATGAAAAAGATTGCCACTTTGGCAAGCGCGTATCAACTCCCAATTGCTCCCCATAACTGCGGAGGTCCAATTATCAGCCTTGCTAATGCACATATTTGCGCCAATATCCCGAATCTGTTTATTTGTGAGTCGGTACGTGCATTTTATAACACATACTTCAAAAATATTGTGACCAATCCGATTCAGGTGAAAAACGGGTTTATGCAGATCCCTGAGGCTCCAGGAATCGGAGCGGAACTCTTGCCGGAACTTTTAAAACGGGATGATCTCATTCGTAGAGTGACAAAAGATTCAGGAGTAAATACCCATTGGGCGGTGGGTGATCCTTGGAAAGATGATTTAGGAAACAATTTTTAA
- a CDS encoding DNA-3-methyladenine glycosylase family protein, with protein sequence MEFVILPRPPYDFARVIQRCSREPFYHVNEEGDELSFAVRIKHSLVEENWKPVVCVLTNEGTVDTPQIRVTVKGDTLTSADQNWLQHHLNQRFQWQTDVLVRFYQAVHSYPPLRRLTHHLRGLPLIQDEGIYEGLVQTIIQQQLNFSFARQLSRNLARFYGQTISCDGQEYLLLPTPAQLAALTIEELRQHKFSARKAEYIINVGRKVASGELNLTELAQLDNEAFIDRLTREKGIGLWTAECVLLFCLARPNLFPAADIGLRNALQKLEQLERRPEPEECREWVKPYADWASYVTIYLWGSLG encoded by the coding sequence ATGGAGTTTGTTATCCTGCCCCGGCCACCCTATGACTTTGCGAGGGTGATCCAGCGCTGTTCAAGGGAGCCTTTTTATCATGTGAATGAAGAGGGAGACGAACTGTCATTTGCCGTACGCATCAAGCACAGTCTGGTGGAGGAAAACTGGAAGCCCGTGGTGTGCGTATTAACCAATGAGGGTACTGTGGATACCCCTCAGATCCGGGTTACTGTCAAGGGAGACACACTGACCAGTGCGGATCAAAATTGGTTGCAACACCACCTTAACCAGCGCTTTCAGTGGCAAACTGATGTGCTTGTACGATTTTATCAGGCCGTTCATTCATACCCGCCATTACGCCGCTTAACTCATCATTTGCGTGGTCTTCCTCTGATACAAGATGAGGGAATTTACGAGGGACTCGTGCAAACCATTATCCAACAGCAGCTTAACTTTTCTTTTGCCCGTCAACTTTCTCGAAATTTAGCCCGTTTTTATGGACAAACCATCTCGTGTGATGGTCAGGAGTACTTGTTGTTGCCTACACCCGCCCAATTAGCTGCTCTTACCATAGAAGAGCTCAGGCAACATAAATTTAGTGCCCGCAAGGCAGAATATATCATTAATGTGGGACGTAAGGTTGCATCCGGTGAATTAAACTTGACAGAATTGGCCCAGCTTGACAATGAGGCTTTTATTGACCGGCTCACCCGGGAAAAAGGCATTGGGCTGTGGACTGCCGAGTGTGTCTTATTATTTTGCCTGGCCCGACCCAATCTGTTTCCGGCAGCAGACATCGGCTTGCGCAACGCCTTGCAAAAACTTGAGCAGCTTGAACGGCGGCCGGAGCCTGAAGAATGCCGGGAGTGGGTCAAACCTTACGCCGACTGGGCCAGCTATGTCACCATATATTTATGGGGTTCACTTGGATAG
- a CDS encoding protease complex subunit PrcB family protein, translating to MSKLKGIKGWGFTVLVMLILGGWIFAVTDIFSTETSQSGSGELLPDETETREVDYDIILSQDIQSGTQAKLPADIQDWVEQNGRKEYQGIKQAEGATYILIARGESASSGYGIEPVRVQVQGHTLLVEAAYTDPKPGDMHLTMITYPVLLLKVDGKYEEAEFNLSKS from the coding sequence ATGAGCAAATTGAAAGGGATCAAAGGCTGGGGCTTTACGGTGCTGGTGATGCTTATTCTGGGGGGCTGGATCTTCGCTGTCACCGATATCTTCTCTACCGAAACATCCCAATCCGGTTCCGGTGAGCTTCTCCCTGACGAGACAGAGACAAGAGAAGTGGACTATGACATTATACTCAGCCAGGATATTCAATCGGGTACCCAAGCAAAGCTGCCAGCAGACATTCAAGACTGGGTGGAGCAAAATGGAAGAAAGGAGTATCAGGGAATTAAACAGGCTGAAGGAGCCACCTATATCCTCATTGCCCGTGGTGAAAGCGCCAGTTCCGGATATGGCATCGAACCGGTCCGTGTGCAAGTCCAGGGTCACACACTCCTCGTGGAAGCGGCGTATACGGATCCGAAGCCCGGTGATATGCATTTGACCATGATCACCTACCCGGTCCTGTTGTTAAAAGTGGATGGAAAGTATGAAGAAGCCGAGTTTAACCTGTCTAAATCTTAA